DNA from Candidatus Glassbacteria bacterium:
TCCGGCGGTTCATGCCGGTGACATGGGAGAACGCCTTGCGCTGGTCGTCACGGCTCTTCACCACGTGATGGATGCGGTAGTGAAGCAGCGACCGTCCCTTGAGATACTCATCCTGCGCCGGCGCACCGCTGATCACCAGCACGGGAGAATCCTCGACGCAGGCCTGGGCGGTCGAGTTCATTACCTTGAATCCACCGGCACCGTAGGTGACCAGCACTACGCCCAGGCCGCGAAGGCGGGCGTAGGCGTCGGCAGCGAACCCTGCCTGCGGTTCGTCGTTCATCCTGATCGGCTGGATTTCCCCTGAATCCTCAAGATACTGGAAACATTCCAGCACGAAATCAGCGGGTACACCGAAGATGTGTTTCACTCCGCGTCCGGCCAGGGCTTGAGCCAGGTATTCCTTTACTGTGGGCATTCTGGTTTGTCCTGTAAGCGATTAAAGATGTTACGGAGCAACAATAAATAAAACATTACGATGTGCAGGAGATAAGCTCTAACTTGTTACATTTATAAACTAACAAAACATTCCGGAAAGGGACAGGCTAACTAGCGCAGGTGGTGTTTATGTCCTGCATGAGAATTTGAAAAAAGAAATTGCGCCGGCCGGTCATGGGGCGTTGTTAACCACCACATTGGCGGCTTTCGTATCGCGTCGAAGGAAGGCCACACTTTCCCCGCCCCTGGATTTTTCTCCCGCTGCCATAACCGGCGCGTAACCGCTGGCCCGGTTTACAATAAGCTGAACGCTTTCCCCCGCCGGGGAGTAGCCGATAATCGCTCCGTGCTCGACTTCATCCCCCTTACCCGGACCGAACCTTGCGTGGCCGGGGAGTTCTCCGTCACGTGAGGCCAGGCTGACCCGGTTGCCGCCGCCGTCCTCGAAAACCAGCCCACCGCCGGGTAGAACGCTTTCCACGGTTCCTGTTACCGGCGATCTGATAACGCGTGAGTCGCTCCAGCAGGGAGAGAAAGACAGGGTGGAAACCTCGCCGCCGGTTGTTGAGAAGCCGGAGACTTCCGGTATCAGCGCAACTTCACCGTCAACTGGCGCAACCAGCAGCTGGGCGGCTTCAGGAATCGATCTGTTCGGGCATCGAAACGGCAGGGATACCAGCGCCGCTATCGCCAGCAGAACGATCGCCGTCGCCGGATGTCCGTCAAGCTGGCGTTCGAGCGCGCCGGCTGCGATAACTGTCGAGACCCATTTTGCCTTGCCGCCGTAGCTGGCAAGTATCCCGAACGCTGTCCCCTTCGTTTTATTCCAGAGCATGTTGCCTCCAAATTATCCCGCTGATTGTCCGGTGTTTGCAAAGCTGTTGGCGAATCCAGGCCTGGTTAAACGGCAGCTTATGAATTATAACATTAACAGCGCCTGTAAAACTACGTCCGGCACTGCAAAATTACAACTGAGTCAACCCTGAACGTGAGAGAACTGATTAAAAGCGACAAACTTATGGACGTTGACAGGATACGGAAAAAATGTTTTAATATGACAGTGCTTTTTGTTTGGTGTCCGTGACTTGAGAAAATATTAAGAGGTAATGTAATGGGTACGTATTTATTCGGACAGTATCTGCTGGAAGAGGGCCGGATCGATCCGGATCAGCTCTGCGCGGCGCTAGAGTTCCAGCAGGATAATAACAAGGTTCTGGGAGAGCTGGCCCGCGAGCAAGGCGTTTTAACCGCTGAGCAGGTGAAAGAGATCCTTGAGCGGCAGCTCTGTGAGGATAAAGATTTCGGTGAAGCCGCGGTGGAAATGGGTTTGATCGAGCAAAAAGAAGTGGATAAACTGCTTGAATTCCAGAAGGATCAGCGGGTCTACCTGGGCGAGGCCCTGGTGGCTACCGGAGCTGTGACCAGGGAGGAAATAGACCGGGAGTTCGAGCGTTTCGATTCCGGGAGAGATTCCGAAGAGCCTGTCGCGGCGGCGGAGGGAGATGATACCCCGCTGGCGCTCTGGAGCATTTTCAGCCGGGTGCTGCCGAGATTTACCGGAGGAGCAGTCCTTTCCGGAGGGTTTTATCCGACGATCAAGTCCCCGGACGGCGGCAGCATCTATTCACAGAAGGTGGGGGGAGAAATGAAGCTGGAGCTGGTCATCCGCGTTTCGGATGACCTGGAGCCGTTGATCAAGGGTCCGCTTGACGGGAAAGGTATCACCGATTTTCTGACCAGTGTGCTGGAGGTTTTCTGCACGACGATGGAAGCTGTTGGAAAAGCGGTTGCGCCAGTGGGGAAGGCGGTTCGGCTCAGTGAACAGGAGCTTAAAGAGAGAAAGAAACAGGCTGAAATGACATCCTGCGTCGAGTTTTTCCTGATTCAACCCCCGGCCCCCGACGGTGAGTTTCACCAGATCTGTTGCATGCTGCTGGAAGAGGTCGCCTGAGCTTGCCGGCTCCGGCCGCGCATGGATCGACAAGCATTAAAATCCTTCCGGCCGGCGGTAAATCAGCAGCAGGGGCTGACGCTGGTTATCGTTGACGAGGCTGGACTGAAAATTACCGTCCAGTACGATAAAAATCCGCCCGCCGCCCACCGCCAGACCCTCGCTGTTGCGGTAATGTTCCATCCGCTGACGGTACCGGTAGCGCGAATCGTCTCCCTCCCGTCTGAAAGTCGCCGCCGAAACCACCTCGCCGCTCTCAGGATCGATTTTGTAGACCATGCTGCCGGTGCGTCCCAGAGCGTACAGGGCGCCGTCACTGCTCTCCAGCCCCGTGATGTCGCTGCTTCCCGCGATCTCGATTACTTTTTCCGCGGCCATACCGCCGTCTTTCCCAAGGCCGTAGCGGACAATCAGGTTGGGGTACATCTCATGGGCCAGGAACAGCCACCGGCCTGTCAGCGCAATTCCCTCGAAACCGTTGTTGATCCCGCCGCGGCTGAGTCGCTCGTGCCACGCCGCCAGTTCCCGGTAGCCGGCGATCTTTTTCAGGGCACGGCTGGCCGGGTCATATTCCAGCAGCAGCCTGTCACGCTCATCGACGACCCAGAGCTTGCCTCCGCCGGCGGCAGCTACGCCCTCAAAATCGAACTTGTGCGCCTTGCCGCCTGATTCGGCAATTTGGGCAAATGCCATGTCACCCTCGACTTCAAGCGCTTCCAGGCAGGGATATTCAATAGCTCGGTCAACCACCGAGTCCACTCTTATTCTGAGCAGCACCGGGTTCTGCGGCTGCCAGTCAATCGCTGCGGGGCCGTTGTCATCGGTAAAATACAGGTAGCCGTCACCGCCCAGGGTCAGCCCCGACAGGTTCAGGGCTCCCCGGCTTTCGAGCCACACCGCGCGCTCGAGTTCCAACTGGAGAGTATCTGCCGGACCTGCGCAGGCGGACACCGGGAAAACCACGGCAAGCAATACGAGCAGGGAGATCGGGACCAATGCAGTCCTCCATCGGTGACAGGTTTCCGTGTATCGGGCTAATAGTGCCTTCGCACAGGCGGGGCTGTCAAGCGAGAAGACGCTGGGGCGCGGGACGACAGGCCGTTCAGGGTAAAAGGATTGACATCGCACGGCCGTGGTTTCTATATTAAACCTCGATTTAAAAGCCTTAAATACAAATATTTAAGTCCCACCGCCCGATTGCGGGCCGGCCGGGACAATCGTAATATCGCGAAAAACGGAATCCCGCTTCGGGAGAATTATCCATGAAAGGCGTGATCCTGGCTGGAGGTCTCGGTACCCGGCTGCACCCGCTGACCAAAGTGATCAACAAGCATCTGCTGCCGATTTACGATAAGCCGATGATTTACTACCCGATCGAGACCCTGATCAACGCCGGGATCGAGGATATCCTGATCGTGACCGGCGGCAATCACGCCGGCGAGTTTCTCCGCCTGATCGGCAACGGCCGCGAGTTCGGCCTGAAGCACGTCAACTACACCTACCAGGAGGGCGAGGGCGGGATTGCCGAGGCCCTGGGCCTGGCGCGCTATTTTTGTGGCGACGACAAGGTGGTGGTTGTGCTGGGAGACAATATCATCGAGAAAAATATTGTCCAGGCGGTAAGGGATTACGAGCGGCAGGACAGGGGCGGCAAGGTGCTGCTCAAGAAAGTGCCCGACCCCGAGCGCTTCGGCGTGGCCAGGGTCGAGGGGGAGCGGGTCGAGCGCATTATCGAGAAACCGAAAGAGCCGGTGAGCGACCTGGCTGTGGTAGGGATCTATTTTTACGATTCACAGGTGTTCGAGTTTATCGATCACCTGGAACCCTCCGACCGCGGCGAACTCGAAATCACCGACGTTAACAACATGTACCTGGAGAGCGGGCAGCTGACTCACTCGATGCTGGAGGGGTGGTGGACCGACGCCGGCACGTTCGATTCCCTGCTGCGAGCCAACAGGCTGGTCGCCGAATCGGGAGCGAATAAATTGTAGAGACCGGCGGAATTCCGGTAACGCTCCGCCCGCTCAAGCCCGGGTGGCAATCACCCTCCACCGGCAGTGGAGGCGTTCTTTTTTGGGGCTGCGTGTCAGGAAGGAATCTGGGCGATGAAGTTACTCGTAACCGGCGGCGCAGGGTTTATTGGCTCCAATTTCGTACTCCACGCGCTGGCAAGCCGTGACGACGTCCAGGTGGTAAACCTGGACAAGCTGACCTACGCGGGCAACCTGGAGAACCTCTCCGCCCTTGAAGGCGACAAACGTCACCGGTTCGTGAAAATGGATATCTGCGACCGCCGGGCGGTCTCGGCGCTCTTCGAGGCCGAGCAGCCGGAGGCGGTCGTCAATTTCGCCGCTGAAAGCCACGTCGACCGCAGTATCGAGGGTCCGGAGGTATTCGCCCAGACCAACGTGATCGGTACGCTCAGCCTGCTCGAAGCGGCCCGTCAGGCGGGAACGGGGCTGTTCCTGCAGGTCAGCACGGACGAGGTCTACGGTACCCTCGGCGAGAGCGGATCTTTCACCGAAGACAGCCCGATCCGGCCCAACAGCCCCTACGCGGCCAGCAAGGCCGGCGCGGACCACATGGTGCGAGCCTACAACAGCACCCACGGGATGGATACGCGGATTACCCGCTGCAGCAACAACTACGGGCCCTACCAGTTCCCGGAAAAGCTGATCCCGCTGATGATCACCAACGTGATGGAGGGCCGCCGCCTGCCTGTCTACGGCGATGGGCTCCACGTGCGCGACTGGATCTATGTGACCGATCACTGCCGGGCGCTGATGGCCGCGCTGGAACGGGGAAAAGCCGGCGAGGTCTACAATATCGGCGGAGTGCACGAGCTGCCTAACCTGGAGGTGGTCCGCGCGATTGTCCGCGCGGCGGGAGCCGATGAATCGCTGATCGAGTTTGTCACCGACCGCCCCGGCCACGACCGCCGCTACGCTATCGACAGCTCGAAAGCCAGGCGGGAACTGGGATGGCGGCCGGAGGTGGATTTAGACGAGGGGATCGAGCGTACGATAGCCTGGTACGAGGAGAATCGGCAGTGGTGGGAAAGAATCAAAAGCGGGGCGTACCGGGAATACTACGAAAAAATGTACGGGAAGGACCTGTGAATGTGCTGGTCACCGGAGCGGCCGGGATGCTGGGCCGGGACCTGACCGCGCTCCTGCGTGTGAACCACCGCGTGGTTGCTGCGGACCTGGAGGATTTCGATATCACCGGTCGCCGGGCCACCGTGGATGCAGTCAAGGCTTCGCAGGCCCCGGCGGTGGTCCACTGCGCCGCTTATACGGATGTGGACGGTGCGGAAACCGACAGCGAACGGGCGCTTGCGGTTAACGCCGCGGGTGCCGCCAACGTGGCCGCCGGCTGCCGTGAGACCGGCGCCAGGCTGTATCTGATCAGCACTGATTTCGTCTTCGACGGGGGCAAGGGAGCTCCGTACGTGGAATCCGACCAGCCGAACCCGTCGAGCGCCTACGGGCGCAGCAAGCTCGAGGGCGAGAGGCTGGCCCGCGAGGAACTGAGTGAGAAGCTGACCGTTGTCCGCACGGCCTGGCTCTACGGGGCTTACGGTGAGCATTTCCTGACCAGGCTCGTCCGGCTGGTTCGCGGCCGGGATAGGCTGTGCGTGGTCGACGACCAGGTGGGCAGCCCGACCTGGACAGGTGAACTGGCGGCCTGCCTGGTGCGCATGCTCGATGCTGGAGCGGATGGTCCGCTCTACCACGCGGCCGGCGGCGGGAGTTGTACCCGTTTCGAGTGGGCGAAGGCGTGGTTTTCGCTGGCGGGACTGGAGCATGTGAGGCTGGAACCTGTCGGCAGCGACAAGTTTCCCGCGCCGGCGCGACGGCCGGTTAGCAGCGCCCTGGCGAGTGAACGGCTGGAGCGGGACGGGATAACGCCGCCCGCGCGCTGGCGGGACGGGCTGGAAGCCTATGCGCGGGCAGGTGGGCTGGAGAAAGTGAAAAAGATACTGGACGGGTGATGAGCGGTTCCGATAGAGCAAACACGAGCGGAGACAGCGG
Protein-coding regions in this window:
- the rfbB gene encoding dTDP-glucose 4,6-dehydratase, with amino-acid sequence MKLLVTGGAGFIGSNFVLHALASRDDVQVVNLDKLTYAGNLENLSALEGDKRHRFVKMDICDRRAVSALFEAEQPEAVVNFAAESHVDRSIEGPEVFAQTNVIGTLSLLEAARQAGTGLFLQVSTDEVYGTLGESGSFTEDSPIRPNSPYAASKAGADHMVRAYNSTHGMDTRITRCSNNYGPYQFPEKLIPLMITNVMEGRRLPVYGDGLHVRDWIYVTDHCRALMAALERGKAGEVYNIGGVHELPNLEVVRAIVRAAGADESLIEFVTDRPGHDRRYAIDSSKARRELGWRPEVDLDEGIERTIAWYEENRQWWERIKSGAYREYYEKMYGKDL
- a CDS encoding NTP transferase domain-containing protein; translated protein: MKGVILAGGLGTRLHPLTKVINKHLLPIYDKPMIYYPIETLINAGIEDILIVTGGNHAGEFLRLIGNGREFGLKHVNYTYQEGEGGIAEALGLARYFCGDDKVVVVLGDNIIEKNIVQAVRDYERQDRGGKVLLKKVPDPERFGVARVEGERVERIIEKPKEPVSDLAVVGIYFYDSQVFEFIDHLEPSDRGELEITDVNNMYLESGQLTHSMLEGWWTDAGTFDSLLRANRLVAESGANKL
- the rfbD gene encoding dTDP-4-dehydrorhamnose reductase, translating into MNVLVTGAAGMLGRDLTALLRVNHRVVAADLEDFDITGRRATVDAVKASQAPAVVHCAAYTDVDGAETDSERALAVNAAGAANVAAGCRETGARLYLISTDFVFDGGKGAPYVESDQPNPSSAYGRSKLEGERLAREELSEKLTVVRTAWLYGAYGEHFLTRLVRLVRGRDRLCVVDDQVGSPTWTGELAACLVRMLDAGADGPLYHAAGGGSCTRFEWAKAWFSLAGLEHVRLEPVGSDKFPAPARRPVSSALASERLERDGITPPARWRDGLEAYARAGGLEKVKKILDG